One Williamsia sp. DF01-3 genomic region harbors:
- a CDS encoding transglycosylase family protein, with product MPGSSFTVKKGDQVSSGQQIATVGSEGGSTGPHLHFEVWNGGRLPDGAGTAVDPMPWLSGAGEPGAPASDPSADPGAPRGPPPVEHVSDPAVVSVADWEKVAKLESGGDWAIDTGNGYFGGLQFNPQTWTGNGGGEFAPTANAATAGEQMEVANRVLTTQGWGAWPVTSKEAGVTDKKPAPDGTFVDAAASTPESATVELAAAHAPAPGAGCAPAGGLGEGLKPGSVPAEFEPWIIKAATTCPEVTAPLIAAQIENESNFNVNAHNEGSGADGPTQFIPGTWEAKAVDGDGDGRRETRNVADAVMSQAAYDCELAQIAKADLQQGKLTGDLTELWLSMYNCGPGATQAQGGVCDNQETRNYVRNIPANAAAKFAAPNPGSADLPRGGPFGQRAVAAAMKWRGTTYAWGGGNAHGPSKGVGDGGVADSFGDFNKIGFDCSGLMIYAIAQASDQKILLDHYTVNQLNDPRGKPVPINALQPGDVVFPGGGNPQHVAMYIGNGQMVEAPQSGDVVKVSPLSNLGDGIDARRFG from the coding sequence ATGCCCGGCAGTTCGTTCACGGTGAAAAAGGGCGACCAGGTCTCCTCGGGCCAACAGATCGCCACGGTGGGTTCTGAAGGCGGCTCCACCGGCCCCCACCTGCACTTTGAGGTGTGGAACGGCGGCCGTCTACCCGACGGTGCCGGCACAGCTGTCGACCCCATGCCGTGGCTGTCGGGTGCCGGCGAGCCGGGAGCCCCGGCCAGTGACCCGTCGGCAGATCCGGGCGCACCCCGCGGACCACCACCGGTCGAGCACGTCTCCGATCCGGCCGTGGTGTCGGTCGCCGACTGGGAGAAAGTCGCCAAGCTCGAGTCCGGCGGCGACTGGGCCATCGACACCGGCAACGGCTACTTCGGTGGGCTGCAATTCAACCCGCAAACCTGGACCGGTAACGGTGGGGGCGAGTTCGCGCCCACGGCCAACGCTGCCACTGCCGGTGAGCAGATGGAGGTCGCGAACCGGGTCCTCACAACCCAAGGGTGGGGTGCCTGGCCGGTCACCAGCAAAGAAGCTGGTGTCACCGACAAAAAGCCCGCACCCGACGGCACATTCGTCGACGCGGCCGCGTCCACACCCGAATCGGCCACCGTCGAGCTGGCCGCAGCACACGCACCAGCTCCCGGCGCTGGATGCGCCCCCGCCGGCGGTCTGGGCGAAGGACTCAAACCAGGATCGGTTCCCGCCGAGTTCGAGCCGTGGATCATCAAGGCCGCCACCACCTGCCCTGAGGTCACCGCACCGCTGATCGCAGCGCAGATCGAGAACGAATCAAACTTCAACGTCAACGCCCACAACGAGGGTTCGGGGGCAGACGGACCCACCCAGTTCATACCGGGCACGTGGGAAGCCAAGGCAGTCGACGGCGACGGCGACGGCCGCCGCGAAACCCGTAACGTCGCTGATGCGGTGATGTCGCAGGCCGCCTATGACTGCGAGCTGGCGCAGATCGCGAAAGCCGATCTGCAACAAGGAAAACTCACCGGTGACCTGACCGAATTGTGGTTGTCGATGTACAACTGCGGGCCCGGCGCCACCCAAGCCCAAGGCGGGGTCTGCGACAACCAAGAGACCCGCAACTACGTCCGCAACATCCCCGCGAACGCCGCGGCCAAGTTCGCCGCACCCAACCCCGGCAGCGCTGACCTGCCCCGCGGTGGCCCGTTCGGGCAGCGTGCGGTCGCCGCGGCGATGAAGTGGCGCGGCACCACCTACGCCTGGGGCGGCGGCAACGCACACGGCCCGAGCAAAGGCGTCGGTGACGGCGGTGTCGCCGACAGTTTCGGAGACTTCAACAAGATCGGTTTCGACTGCTCGGGACTGATGATCTACGCGATCGCCCAAGCCTCCGATCAAAAGATCCTGCTGGACCACTACACCGTCAACCAGCTCAACGACCCGCGCGGAAAACCCGTCCCCATCAACGCCTTACAACCCGGCGACGTGGTATTCCCCGGCGGCGGCAACCCCCAGCACGTGGCCATGTACATCGGCAACGGCCAGATGGTCGAAGCCCCCCAATCAGGAGACGTCGTCAAGGTCTCCCCGTTGTCGAACCTCGGCGACGGCATCGACGCACGGAGGTTCGGATGA
- a CDS encoding ParA family protein, translating to MSFSSNAYPQSSVGSPYDAETPVNLRAQTLRRRPPEPEPDDDTTDDATDTASVTTEAVADDPGADPTEAAKIEVVRPAPVGPGDAPTVLLGPPVRATAPAVVDEDYRQQVLRAELLAANPGIETDPAEWGRRGRINATLGMKLRPEPAEIDYRYDVELISRAVLPPWFVVMIANPKGGQGKTPTTLMVSYIFGLFRGAGVVAWDNTESKGTLADRAEATTPGEQLHVWDLLEHASELAGPNAQAGALGAYLRRQPITMVDVLASDSSSKRDKAIGTAECDAVAAVLRRHRHGVFVDTAGEDLSENWQWTAHNAHQLVIPMTYRRDAARAVLEMLDGLRSRHGRPDLVTGAVVALAATPGSADPADRDAIITDLNDMGITRIIDVPYEPLFEGSGTRIAEAQLSAPTHIAYTRVAAEIADQLSQVRATAPIEYTAGAVPHSITRPASYTGPLPSAAPMGHVQQMAAAPQWTPGSQPYGPLGPPPPPGTSHHNPHQPITSYPPQGGNS from the coding sequence ATGAGCTTTTCAAGCAACGCCTACCCGCAATCGAGCGTCGGCAGCCCGTACGACGCCGAAACACCAGTGAACCTGCGCGCACAAACACTGCGCCGCCGCCCACCCGAACCAGAACCCGACGACGACACCACCGACGACGCCACTGACACGGCGTCTGTGACGACTGAGGCCGTCGCGGACGATCCGGGCGCCGACCCGACCGAAGCGGCGAAAATCGAAGTGGTGCGGCCCGCGCCGGTCGGACCAGGCGACGCCCCCACCGTCTTGCTCGGTCCACCGGTCCGCGCGACCGCACCGGCTGTCGTCGACGAGGACTACCGACAGCAGGTGCTGCGCGCCGAGCTGCTCGCCGCGAACCCGGGTATCGAGACCGACCCGGCCGAGTGGGGCCGGCGAGGGCGGATCAATGCGACCCTCGGAATGAAGCTGCGCCCCGAACCCGCCGAAATCGACTACCGCTACGACGTCGAGTTGATTTCCCGGGCTGTGTTGCCGCCGTGGTTCGTGGTGATGATCGCCAACCCCAAAGGCGGGCAGGGGAAAACACCGACAACCTTGATGGTGTCCTACATCTTCGGACTGTTCCGTGGCGCCGGCGTGGTGGCATGGGACAACACCGAATCCAAAGGCACCCTGGCTGACCGGGCCGAAGCCACCACACCCGGCGAGCAGCTGCACGTGTGGGATCTCCTCGAGCACGCCAGTGAGCTCGCCGGGCCGAACGCGCAGGCCGGGGCGCTGGGGGCGTACCTGCGCCGCCAGCCGATCACCATGGTCGACGTCCTGGCCTCGGACAGTTCGTCCAAGCGTGACAAAGCCATCGGCACCGCCGAATGCGATGCGGTGGCCGCCGTGCTGCGTCGGCACCGCCACGGCGTGTTCGTCGACACCGCCGGCGAAGACCTCTCGGAAAACTGGCAGTGGACCGCCCACAATGCCCACCAGCTCGTGATCCCGATGACCTACCGCCGCGACGCCGCACGGGCGGTCCTGGAAATGCTCGACGGCCTACGCAGTCGGCACGGTCGACCGGACCTGGTCACCGGCGCGGTCGTGGCGCTCGCCGCCACCCCCGGCAGCGCTGACCCGGCCGACCGGGACGCCATCATCACCGACCTCAATGACATGGGGATCACTCGAATCATCGACGTTCCGTATGAGCCGCTGTTCGAAGGTTCAGGTACCCGGATCGCGGAAGCCCAGCTCTCCGCGCCCACCCACATCGCGTACACCCGGGTAGCAGCTGAAATCGCCGATCAACTGTCCCAGGTGCGGGCGACGGCACCTATCGAGTACACCGCCGGGGCGGTACCGCACTCGATCACCCGCCCGGCCAGCTACACCGGCCCACTGCCCTCGGCCGCGCCGATGGGCCATGTGCAGCAGATGGCCGCCGCCCCGCAGTGGACCCCCGGCAGCCAGCCATACGGCCCGCTTGGGCCACCACCACCACCCGGCACTAGCCACCACAACCCCCACCAACCGATCACTTCGTATCCACCACAAGGAGGTAACTCATGA
- a CDS encoding ABC transporter permease gives MRALLLVTAALVLVTVGAGQAAAAPDAAPVAPTTGGKQLPKGMPTELNQFVAGTDEFKNGPWFKGVCADKGGDFAGYLAAMFPNEEALRYWGLPADQKVKLIQAKAMGLVVSNVELPSGESLPAEALRDEAKAKEAADAGWAPPSDWYQETFPNDRSEFYPSATPVCAADLKRWTSEAITTWGFKWAKQPDAASMDIMTAAEDGPRRTNAEAGDPQRNRIEDPCNTGEKRGWAYCEHAFFVNCDQASIGNDRYNCLDWNTNVGKMFDETAAWIDRNTELSDRVDEAIKETGAYKLGAAAVDAFSMLWTGAVAIAKFIDDPSSVIDDWANTMKEGSISLLQNVLPGLAEVGNFDFKAQWFLAWYAKAVGLGIAVLAVLFLAATVRAARRGGGQELMATLSYAPLAVALMMFAPGAAYMIEAFCAALADAIVGGMGTSVDELVNNISATLGAVNKDTLVGGTLMGLIGFGLLAIGGFALYVGLLMHQVGIPLASCAMAIGFAFFVYPPMRKKALRIPMTLLSLMLSVPLLFFMLALISDLLNDAAKNATAGTGELQSLGMLTLMALAFIVIGIAPFSMMKWAPILPDTEDADRMGDSGGGSGQIIGAGMGGAIGASRTAGGHSGSGGPVGGQGAQTANKATNAANTSAAGAHAGKSGGHHSGKSGGGGEMGSGISKGSKALGKPGPSRAPRAELQVGSWRRPDQGWAKACR, from the coding sequence GTGCGGGCGCTGCTGCTGGTGACCGCAGCACTGGTGCTGGTCACCGTGGGGGCCGGGCAGGCCGCCGCCGCACCCGACGCCGCGCCTGTCGCGCCGACAACGGGCGGCAAGCAGCTCCCCAAAGGAATGCCCACGGAGTTAAATCAGTTCGTCGCCGGCACCGACGAGTTCAAGAACGGCCCCTGGTTCAAAGGGGTCTGCGCGGACAAGGGCGGCGATTTCGCCGGCTACTTGGCTGCGATGTTCCCGAACGAGGAAGCGTTGCGGTACTGGGGTTTACCCGCTGATCAGAAGGTCAAACTGATCCAGGCCAAGGCGATGGGCCTGGTGGTGTCGAACGTCGAGCTGCCCAGCGGGGAGTCGCTGCCTGCTGAGGCGTTACGCGATGAAGCGAAAGCCAAAGAAGCGGCCGACGCCGGATGGGCACCCCCGAGTGACTGGTATCAGGAAACCTTTCCCAACGACCGTTCTGAGTTCTACCCCTCGGCCACACCGGTATGTGCCGCCGACCTCAAACGCTGGACAAGTGAGGCGATCACGACGTGGGGGTTCAAGTGGGCCAAGCAACCCGACGCGGCATCGATGGACATCATGACCGCCGCCGAGGACGGCCCGCGGCGGACCAACGCCGAGGCCGGTGACCCGCAGCGCAACCGGATCGAAGATCCCTGCAACACCGGGGAAAAACGAGGGTGGGCGTACTGCGAACACGCGTTCTTCGTCAACTGCGACCAAGCCAGCATCGGCAATGATCGCTACAACTGCCTGGACTGGAACACAAACGTCGGCAAAATGTTCGACGAGACGGCGGCGTGGATCGACCGGAATACCGAGTTGAGTGACCGGGTTGATGAGGCGATCAAGGAGACGGGGGCCTACAAGCTCGGTGCCGCAGCGGTCGATGCGTTCTCGATGCTCTGGACCGGAGCGGTAGCCATTGCCAAGTTCATCGACGACCCCAGCAGTGTGATCGACGACTGGGCCAACACCATGAAGGAAGGCTCGATCAGCCTGCTGCAGAACGTGTTACCGGGCCTGGCTGAGGTCGGAAACTTCGACTTCAAAGCCCAGTGGTTCCTTGCCTGGTACGCCAAAGCGGTCGGGTTGGGTATCGCGGTGCTCGCGGTGCTGTTCCTGGCGGCCACTGTCCGCGCTGCCCGCCGCGGCGGCGGCCAGGAACTGATGGCCACGCTGAGTTATGCCCCGCTGGCGGTGGCGCTGATGATGTTCGCCCCCGGCGCGGCCTACATGATCGAAGCGTTCTGCGCAGCACTGGCCGACGCGATCGTCGGCGGCATGGGAACCTCGGTCGACGAGCTGGTCAATAACATCTCGGCCACGTTGGGAGCGGTGAACAAAGACACCCTGGTCGGCGGAACCTTGATGGGCCTGATCGGTTTCGGGCTTCTCGCGATCGGGGGATTCGCCCTGTACGTGGGTCTGTTGATGCATCAGGTGGGAATCCCGTTGGCCTCGTGCGCGATGGCCATCGGGTTCGCGTTCTTCGTCTACCCACCCATGCGTAAAAAGGCGCTGAGGATCCCAATGACTCTGTTGTCGCTGATGCTCAGTGTGCCGCTGCTGTTTTTCATGCTCGCCCTGATCAGCGACCTGCTCAACGACGCCGCGAAAAACGCCACGGCCGGCACCGGGGAACTGCAATCGCTCGGCATGCTGACCTTGATGGCGCTGGCGTTCATCGTGATCGGGATCGCACCGTTCTCGATGATGAAATGGGCCCCGATTCTGCCCGACACCGAAGACGCCGATCGGATGGGCGATTCCGGTGGGGGATCAGGCCAAATCATCGGTGCCGGCATGGGCGGAGCGATCGGAGCGTCCCGCACCGCCGGCGGCCACAGCGGCAGCGGCGGGCCGGTCGGTGGCCAGGGCGCACAGACGGCCAACAAAGCCACCAACGCCGCCAACACGTCGGCGGCCGGCGCTCACGCCGGCAAGAGCGGTGGACACCACAGCGGCAAGAGCGGTGGAGGCGGCGAGATGGGGTCGGGGATCTCCAAGGGCTCCAAAGCGCTCGGCAAGCCGGGGCCCTCGCGGGCCCCGAGGGCGGAGCTGCAGGTCGGCTCCTGGCGGCGGCCGGATCAGGGTTGGGCAAAGGCGTGTCGATGA
- a CDS encoding ATP/GTP-binding protein produces the protein MSTRTGTHAHPDEPYYSDEDGARSRSQAIRGWARWVMGKADEPVYLDDDGMEHYDADLADVQLLREQARHGSAGGDLDEWGAYAPMMERREPPKRQRWLDRAGWYERRPAGGWTTTRQAEALNLFTTRRTIAHSGLITGQNLMGQSIVRLDPFELYKEGVIDGVNTTNIGDVGTGKSSDMKTSVFRQLILNRQVVVFDKKRQGGRGEYGAIADALQVPSIEFLPDGAGVSLNLLDPAISTDGRHKGGLAGVVPAGQQALLLAVLKDTMEQPITPKMRAAVRRALAIVNERAKAAGREPLLVEVAGQLLDPDPGMSVAAYEAVSNGAELPPSILENLGDGGYFGKRWASRSLEWGVDAGLTLLELIDGELRGLVDRPTSQAVHDALEHPFVHFDISGLPEQGKAVQVVMTTAQTWLSNRLAARSQNRTQTVEVFEEGWSLGDGSTGDTARANMKLSRGLGLSTSSAFHHLSDHPADSPSRALMQEADIVKLYKQGRADDAEAVCDMYHLPPETRDVLMQLGRGQCLVVMKNRDPILMQHMRSSDEIALTNTNDVLEGATP, from the coding sequence ATGAGCACACGAACCGGCACCCACGCCCACCCCGACGAGCCCTACTATTCCGACGAGGACGGCGCACGCTCCCGTAGCCAAGCTATTCGCGGCTGGGCGCGCTGGGTGATGGGCAAGGCCGACGAGCCGGTGTACCTCGATGACGACGGTATGGAGCACTACGACGCCGACCTGGCCGATGTGCAGCTGCTCAGAGAACAAGCCCGCCACGGTAGTGCGGGCGGCGACCTCGACGAGTGGGGTGCCTACGCACCGATGATGGAGCGGCGCGAGCCGCCGAAGCGTCAGCGCTGGCTCGATCGGGCGGGCTGGTACGAACGCCGCCCCGCCGGCGGCTGGACCACCACCCGCCAGGCCGAAGCACTCAACCTATTCACCACCCGCCGCACCATCGCCCATTCCGGCCTAATCACCGGCCAGAATCTGATGGGCCAGTCGATCGTGCGCCTGGACCCGTTCGAGTTGTACAAAGAAGGCGTCATCGACGGGGTCAACACCACCAACATCGGCGACGTCGGGACCGGCAAGTCCTCGGATATGAAAACCAGTGTGTTCCGGCAACTTATCCTCAACCGGCAAGTGGTCGTGTTCGACAAAAAACGCCAGGGCGGCCGGGGTGAGTACGGGGCGATCGCCGACGCCTTGCAGGTGCCCTCGATCGAGTTCCTTCCCGACGGGGCCGGGGTGAGCCTGAACCTGCTCGACCCGGCCATCTCCACCGACGGCCGCCACAAAGGCGGCCTGGCCGGCGTCGTCCCGGCCGGCCAGCAAGCCCTGCTGCTCGCGGTCCTCAAAGACACGATGGAACAACCCATCACCCCAAAAATGCGGGCCGCGGTACGCCGCGCCCTGGCGATCGTGAACGAACGCGCCAAAGCCGCCGGCCGCGAACCACTGCTCGTCGAGGTCGCCGGCCAACTCCTCGACCCCGACCCCGGCATGTCCGTCGCAGCGTATGAGGCAGTGAGCAACGGTGCCGAACTGCCACCCTCAATACTGGAGAACCTCGGCGACGGCGGCTACTTCGGGAAACGGTGGGCCTCCCGCTCGCTGGAATGGGGCGTGGACGCCGGGTTGACCCTGCTCGAGCTCATCGACGGCGAGCTCCGCGGCCTGGTCGACCGCCCGACCAGCCAAGCAGTCCACGACGCCCTGGAGCACCCGTTCGTGCACTTCGACATTTCCGGTCTGCCTGAGCAGGGCAAAGCCGTGCAGGTCGTGATGACGACCGCGCAAACGTGGCTGTCGAACCGGCTCGCTGCCCGGTCACAGAACCGCACCCAAACCGTCGAGGTGTTCGAGGAAGGCTGGTCCCTGGGCGACGGGTCCACCGGCGACACCGCCCGCGCCAACATGAAACTCTCTCGCGGCCTGGGCCTATCGACGTCCAGTGCCTTTCACCACCTGTCCGATCACCCCGCCGATTCCCCGTCGCGGGCCCTGATGCAGGAAGCCGACATCGTCAAGCTCTACAAACAGGGCCGCGCCGACGATGCCGAAGCAGTGTGCGACATGTACCACCTGCCGCCGGAAACCCGCGACGTCCTCATGCAACTCGGCCGTGGCCAGTGCCTAGTCGTGATGAAAAACCGCGACCCGATCCTGATGCAGCACATGCGCTCGTCCGACGAAATCGCCCTCACCAATACGAACGACGTTCTTGAAGGCGCCACACCCTAA
- a CDS encoding type IV secretory system conjugative DNA transfer family protein, translated as MSAIGGRPTPAPPRTPLIPWWVFPLCLVLFVATATVPFGAAMSGLLAGHGFAWPAGPFGVGGYKAVVTSPGDPAAQWPSTPAPGGPVLTWVCMAVGFVIAGGLAGVAESIAQNRAQRKKGAQSGLGNDRELLRLQMNEKGAVERARKDFRSLSDRSVRSIDAMAAAVLVGKNVLTGSPIYAQHRDGFLVEGPTGSGKTWRLAVHRCWDAPGFLFATSTKRDLIEATWRYRSALGRVEIFDPENLLGYPNRLKWSLLSGCEQEKVAMRRAQALVQAIPMGEGTSDAAYWEDMAAALLQSYLLAAATAGASLVEVKAWVANRRAKEPIEILEKHNPVWAAALRQIAFADSEKSTDEMYKACSRLLAPLADPELMASVNTPLSESVDLEELVLGGPNTIYSVSKGEKNSAAPIVAVFAAEVHHILDRGALEVGGRLDPPARLVLDEVNTVAPIPNLPNLMNDSGGRGIGIWAFAHNKVQNVERWGRDAGALFTDSPPARLVLPGLSGDQELAELSRLCGTIDEYEPITDPTHQPRLRTRNVMEGSDIRQMPVDNALLIIRGAAPFVVHLPTVWEVKQWRREVEASIADFAKIVPPCRQPDSAGRSVDGRDVGSADVATSRCRAGDRTVD; from the coding sequence ATGAGCGCCATCGGAGGACGACCCACACCCGCGCCGCCCCGCACACCACTGATCCCCTGGTGGGTGTTCCCGCTGTGCCTGGTGCTGTTCGTGGCCACAGCCACCGTTCCCTTCGGCGCAGCCATGTCGGGGCTGCTGGCCGGTCATGGTTTCGCCTGGCCGGCAGGACCCTTCGGCGTCGGCGGATACAAAGCCGTCGTCACCTCACCCGGGGACCCGGCCGCCCAGTGGCCGTCGACGCCGGCGCCTGGCGGCCCGGTGCTGACCTGGGTCTGCATGGCCGTCGGCTTCGTCATCGCCGGCGGCCTCGCCGGGGTCGCTGAATCTATCGCTCAGAACCGGGCCCAGCGCAAAAAGGGCGCACAGTCCGGGCTCGGTAATGATCGGGAACTGCTGCGGTTGCAGATGAATGAGAAAGGCGCAGTGGAACGGGCCCGCAAAGACTTTCGGTCGCTGTCTGACCGCAGTGTGCGCAGTATCGACGCGATGGCAGCGGCGGTACTCGTGGGCAAGAACGTGCTAACGGGTTCACCGATCTACGCTCAGCACCGCGACGGTTTCCTGGTCGAAGGGCCCACCGGTTCGGGTAAAACCTGGCGCCTGGCGGTCCACCGCTGCTGGGACGCACCAGGTTTCCTGTTTGCCACCAGCACCAAACGCGACCTGATCGAGGCCACCTGGCGGTACCGGTCCGCACTCGGCCGGGTCGAGATCTTCGATCCGGAAAACTTGCTCGGCTACCCGAACCGATTGAAGTGGTCGCTGCTGTCGGGGTGCGAGCAGGAAAAGGTGGCCATGCGCCGGGCTCAGGCGTTGGTCCAAGCAATCCCGATGGGGGAGGGCACCTCTGATGCCGCCTATTGGGAAGACATGGCCGCGGCACTGCTGCAATCGTATTTGCTGGCAGCAGCCACGGCCGGGGCCAGCCTCGTGGAGGTCAAGGCGTGGGTGGCCAACCGGCGCGCCAAAGAACCCATCGAGATCCTCGAAAAACACAATCCAGTATGGGCGGCGGCTCTACGGCAGATCGCGTTCGCCGATTCAGAGAAGTCGACCGACGAAATGTACAAAGCCTGCTCGCGGTTGTTGGCCCCGCTGGCCGACCCCGAATTGATGGCATCGGTGAACACACCGCTGTCCGAATCGGTCGACCTCGAGGAACTGGTCCTGGGTGGACCCAACACCATCTACTCGGTGTCCAAGGGTGAGAAGAACTCAGCCGCACCGATCGTGGCGGTGTTCGCCGCCGAGGTTCACCACATCCTCGACCGCGGCGCCTTGGAGGTGGGTGGTCGACTCGATCCGCCGGCCCGCCTGGTCCTCGATGAGGTCAACACCGTCGCCCCCATCCCGAACCTTCCCAACCTGATGAACGACTCCGGCGGCCGGGGAATCGGTATATGGGCGTTCGCGCACAACAAAGTTCAGAACGTCGAGCGATGGGGCCGCGACGCGGGTGCACTGTTCACCGATTCCCCACCCGCCCGTCTGGTGCTTCCTGGGCTTTCTGGCGACCAGGAGCTCGCGGAACTATCGAGGTTGTGCGGAACCATTGATGAGTACGAACCAATCACCGACCCCACTCACCAGCCACGATTACGCACCCGCAACGTGATGGAAGGCAGCGATATTCGGCAGATGCCTGTCGACAACGCTCTGTTGATCATCCGGGGCGCGGCACCGTTTGTGGTGCACCTGCCGACGGTGTGGGAAGTCAAACAGTGGCGCCGGGAAGTGGAGGCGTCGATAGCTGATTTCGCCAAGATTGTTCCCCCGTGTCGTCAACCCGATTCAGCGGGGAGGAGCGTCGATGGGCGTGATGTGGGGTCCGCTGACGTGGCGACATCTCGATGCCGGGCAGGCGACCGAACTGTGGATTGA